ACCGTGAGCGTTCATATAGTCGATTTCTTCCGCTTTCAGTCCAGCATCTTGAAGAGCCATCTTCATCGCCCTTGCGCCGCCTTCACCGCCTGGTGCTGGAGCTGTAATGTGATAGGCATCACCAGTCGCACCATAACCAACGATTTCAGCATAAATTTTTGCACCACGTGCTAATGCAGATTCTAATGATTCTAACACTAAAATTCCTGCACCTTCGCCCATAACAAACCCATCGCGATTTAAATCAAATGGGCGGCTTGCTTTACTAGGATCTGGATTCGTAGATAATGCCTTTGCCATACAAAAACCAGCAAAAGACATATTTGTAATTGGAGCCTCTGTTCCACCAGTAATCATGTAATCTGCATCGCCACGCTGGATGACCTTAAAAGCATCACCAATCGAGTTTGCTCCAGAAGCACACGCCGTTGTCGTACATGCATTAATTCCTTTTGCACCTAGCGCAATTGATACTTGTCCTGCAGCCATATCAGCAATCATCATTGGTACATAAAATGGACTTACACGGCGATAGCCTTTTTCAAGGAAATTCTTGTGTTGCTCTTCATGTGTCTCCATCCCGCCGATACCGGAACCAATCCAAACGCCAACTCTTGTGGCAATTTCATCGGTAATTTCCAAGTTTGCATCCTTGACAGCCATTATTGCTGCCGCAAGTGCATACTGTGTAAAACGGTCCATTCTTCTTGCTTCTTTTTTATCGATAAAATCCTCGGGTTTAAAATCTTTTATTTCACCTGCTACTTTTGCAGGGAATACTTCTTTATCTACTCTTGTTACCTCACAAACCCCTGAGATACCATTAACCACATTACTCCAAGTCGTATCTACATCAAGGCCACAAGGCGTAACTGCACCAAGACCTGTTATTACAACTCGTCTTTTTTCCATAAAAACATGACACCTTTCATTTTTTTATTTACAATCTAAACATACTTCTATAGTGAACTACATAATTCCTGCTTCTTATTTACCCCATTTTAACGCGATTGCTCCCCAAGTCAAGCCGCCGCCAAAACCAACCATAACAATTATATCATCATCTTTGATTTTTCCGTTATGCAATTCTTCAACAAGTGCAATCGGGATTGAGGACGAGGAAGTATTGCCGTATTTATCTACTATTTTTGACATTTTTTCCTCTGGAAGTTCTAACCGTTGTCTTGATGCCTCCATGATGCGAATGTTTGCTTGATGTGGTACAAGAAAGTCAACATCCTCCTTTGTTAGCCCTGCTTTTTCAATGACATTAACAGCTGATTCTCCCATTTGTCGAACTGCAAATTTAAATACCTCTCTGCCGTTCATCATGATGTATTCATCTTGGTAAAGATGCTTTCCACCAACACCATCCGCGCCTAATTCGAATGATAAGATTCCTCTGCCTTCGGAAACAGGCGCCATTATAGCCGCCGCAGCGCCATCACCGAATAAAACTGCCGTATTGCGGTCAGACCAATCAGTAATTTTTGAAAGCTTTTCAGCGCCAACAACAAGCACGTTCTTGTATGTACCAGTTCGAATAAATTGTTGCGCTGTAACCATTGCGTACATAAAACCTGCACAAGCAGCACCGATATCCATCGCAGCCGCATTTTTCGCCCCTATTTTTTCTTGAACTAAACAGGATACTGACGGAAACGGAGAATCTGGTGTTACCGTTGCCACGATGATTAAATCAATATCCAAAGCCGTAATCCCAGCATCAGCAATAGCTTTCTCAGCTGCGAAAACTGCCATTTGAGAAGTGTTAATGTCATCATCGGCAATTCGTCTTTCTTTTATCCCTGTTCTCGTTTGAATCCATTCATCAGATGTATCTAAAATCTTTTCTAAATCAGCATTTGTCACTACTTTTTCAGGAAGATATCGGCCAATCCCTATTATTCCAGCGTTCACGCGAAGCATCTCCTTTGTATAAAATCACCTATTATCACCAAATATTATGACTTGGTACTAATATAGTAAAACATTTCATTTTATTTGTCTATTAAAAGAGGCCGACTTTTTATGTCAACCTCCACATGCTTACTTATTTTGATTGGCCTCAGAAGCACCGAGCGCATAAGCATCATTCATAACCTTTAAAAGCACATCAAGCATCGGTTGCATCATATCGATGTTTACTTCCATGCCTTTTTCCTTTAGCATCATTTGCGCTTCAGGCATATACTTCATCGCAATTTGGATAAATTTAAAATTTCTTTCTTGTTCCATCGTTAAGCACCTCTTACTCTTTTCTTAATTCTTTACTTGGTAATTCACCAGTTAACTTATACAATTCAACGGCTTTATTTATATCATTTTTAAAGTCGTTAGGTATTTCGGAACTAAATTCCCCCAACGAAATAACGCCTTCTTGGAAATCATACGATTTAATTCCATGCTTAAATTTACCTGAGACGTATTCGGTTGCTACTAATTCATAAACTTTTTCAACTTGTTGAATTGTGCTTGTAAGTACAGTAGAATCCCCTAAATCCGATTGATCGGAAACATAGCCAATCGCATAATGACCATCTTCTTTAATTGCTTCAATGACTGGAAGATTGAACAGGTCGCCTGCTGGATAAAAGACATCTACCCCAGCCTCTTCCATTTCTTTGTATGCTTTTAGCGCTACTTCTTTATTGCTCCAGCTTTTTGTGTTATAAACGGAAACATCAACGGTATGATCCTGATATTTTGCCCCATCAACAAAGCCTTTTATTTCTGGCAGCCAATTAAAGGCCGCAATCACACCAATATGTTTCGTTTTACTCATTTTCGCTGCAATCATCCCGCTAAAAAATCCAACCGCCTGCGATTCAAATTTAATGCTTGTCACATTCTCAGCAGTAAAACTCCCATTAAAATATACAAAATCAATGGAGGGATAATTGTTATGTAAATCTTCAAAAAAAGGGCCAAACTCACTGCCATGTCCAAATACAAGACTGACTCCTTCCTCTTCAAATTCATCCAGAGCAGCTTTAACATCACTTTTCGTATTCATTCCCTCTTTATAGTATACGTCTACTTTTAATGCTGATTGGATTTTCAAGAGTCCGTTGTAGCCTTTACTACCCCATACTGGGTCATTAATCGTTTCAGGTAAAAGTAAGCCAACCTTTGTATTTGTATGTTTACTAACGGGTTGTCCACAAGCAGCCAACAAAAATATTGCCGTTAAAAGTAACAAAAGAAGCTTTTTCAAAACAAGCCCCTCCCTATTATAACCTTCTCTCTATTTGTCTAACATTTCTATTTTACTATTCGAATGTGAAGTTGTAAAAGGTTATCAACAATTTGATTAGTTTTTCTCTTTAAATCAGTCCAAAATCTCTTAACCTTTCAATATACTTATAATGTTCTTCTTGTGCCTTAATTCCATCAGCAATGGGGGTTTTTATAAATTTACTAAAAATGTGCGGATGATTAGGAATTTCTATTTTAGTTTCATTCTCCTTTGGTGGATTTTTGGGATGTTTTTGTAAAAAATTAAAGCCCTCATGCCATTGATTTTTTTTATTGCTGCTTATGATGATTGTTTTATTTTTCAGCTGGCTATGTGGAATATAAACTAGTATTTCCGCTAAATCATTGATGAAAATCGCATCTTCTTGGATCGGATCTAATGATGGTAAAGTAACCCCTTGAATCAGTTGTTGGAACGTCATCGAAGTGGGCTGCCATGGACCATAAATTGTTGGGAGTTGTAAAATAACAAAGGTAAATATTGGATTTTCTTGACTGTATTTTTCGATTTCAATTTCTTCTGCAGCTTTCAGCATACCGGTTAAATTACGAGGATTTTTTTTGAATACTTCATAAGATGAAAGATAAATAAATTGGCAGTTACCTTCTTTGCAATAGTCCATTACTTGCAGCAATATAATTTTTCTTGTTAACATTTTATCATTAATATTATCCTCATTCACTTCTTGATCATCTAAGCAAAAATAGAGACAATCACATTTTTCCGCTACATCTTTGAAAACAACTTCCTCTACTTGTTCATTACGATATACAAAATGACTGTTTCTAGCAATCTGGGCCAACTTTTGTTCTTGAACTTTTGCATTTCGCCCCTCTATATAGTCAATACCAATCACTTCATACTCTTCCTCTAAAAGACATTCACATAGAGCAAAACCGATAAATCCCAATGCACCAAGCACTATGGCCTTTTTCATTAGAAGTCCCCCAATAATTCTTTTTTCAAACATTATTATGCATAACAAAAATATTTAGAATAAGAAAAATAAGGCCAGATATTGCCTTATTTCCAATAATTCTATTTTATAATAGTTGTTCATGCTTTTTTAGAAAAGCAATAACATTATCTGTAATATGAAATCTTTTCTCAAATAAGTGCAAAGAAAGTTCGATTGGGGCACCTTGTTGCTTTCGAATTTTCTCATATAAACGACTATGCTCAAAAGCTGGGTATAGCACTCTATTTGTACAATGCCAAATTTTCACAGGTACTTTCGATATAAACTTGGATACATCAAAATTTTCAATCACTTCTTTTTCAATTTGTATTTCTTCAATTTTATATGAAACAGCTATTTCATTAATGATTCGTTTGAAAAATAATTTATTATTTTTTTCCGTTTTAATAAAACCTTTTAAATCAATGCAAGGGCTTAGCATTGCAACAGATCTTAATGAAGGTCCCATCTCCTCCATCAATTGGAGCACAGCAAGCGTACCCATACCTTCAGCAATAACATGGATTTTGTCGTTCACGATTTCTTTACGTATTACCATATTATACAACTGTTTTAGTAGATTAACGGCACTAGGACTTCCCCAATGTCTGCCAAATAAATTAGAATAAAAAACGGTATAGCCTTCATCTCTGAATCTCTCAATCATTTGAAACCGATCACGATTTTGAATCCAAACACTTGTAGTCTCATCAACAAAATGGTTTTGGTCACCGACAAGTAAAATTGCAAAACCATTTGGGCGTTCAGGAAGGTGGATTATGTTCCATTGGTCGTCAATTTTGAAAAAGCGCTGATTGAGCTTCATCATGTTCCTCGCCTCTTTACTCTTGTACATACAATTCTAATGTATGTCATATTTTTAAAAAAGCAAAGGTTTTTACCTATTTTTTTTATCGAAAATATGATAATATGGTTTTACAATGTGCTTATAAACGAGGTGAGAAGATAATGCGTATTTTTTGGACTATTTTTTGGACTTTTGCATTAAGCCAAATGCTTGTATATGTTGTTAGCAGTATGACAGGTAGTACATACGATTTCATGCAAGGGGTTTTTCTTTGTGTTGTATTTTCAATTATCGTTATTTTTCTTGGTGAAGCTGGCGTACCGAACGAACCACATGAATCACACCACTAAGATTGATAAGCAAAGAAACAAAGAGGCGAATCGAACGATTCGACCTCTTTTTTATTTTTTAACAGTAATTTGCAATTCCCCATCTTCAACATCAATCACAACATCAGCGCCGTCTGTAATCGTTCCTGCAATAATTTCCCTTGCTACTTTCGTTTCAATAAAATGCTGGATAAATCGTTTTAATGGGCGAGCACCATATACTGGATCAAAACCTTCATTTACAATAAACTCTTTCGTTTCCTCAGTAAGCGCTAATTTAATTTGGCGGTCATCAAGGCGTGTTTGTAATTCCTGAACTAATTTTTCAACAATACCAGAAATTTCTTTCACAGTTAAAGGTTTAAATAAAATTGTATCGTCCACCCGATTTAAAAATTCAGGGCGAAAATGACGGCGAAGTTCAGCTATTACTTTTTCACGAACCTGCTCTGAAATTTGACCACTTTCAGTTAATCCTTCTAATAAGTTAGCAGAGCCGATATTCGATGTCATGATGATTACTGTATTTTTAAAATCGACAAGACGGCCTTTTGAGTCGGTGATTCTGCCGTCATCAAGCATTTGCAGTAAGACATTAAATACTTCGGGATGGGCTTTTTCAATTTCATCTAATAAAATAACCGAGTATGGCTTTCTGCGTACAGCTTCCGTCAGCTGCCCACCTTCTTCATAGCCGACATAGCCTGGAGGGGCGCCGATTAATCTTGAAACAGCATGTTTTTCCATATATTCAGACATATCAATGCGAACGATGTGCTCTTCGCTATCAAACAAGCTTTCTGCTAAAGCTTTCGCTAGTTCAGTTTTACCCACACCAGTTGGACCAAGAAAAATGAAGGAACCAATCGGCCGGTTAGGGTCTTTTATACCAGCTCTTGCTCTAATGACGGCATCAGCAACAAGCTGAACAGCCTCATCTTGACCAATGACACGCTCATGTAAAATTTGATCCAAGCGGAGCAGTTTTTCCCGTTCCCCTTCAACAAGCCTAGATACTGGAATGCCTGTCCAGCGCCCGACGATTTCAGCCACTTCTTCATCTGTAACCTCCTCGCGTAATAGGCGTCCTTCTTTTTCGGATTTTGCTAACTCTTGTTCTCTTTCTTTTAACTGTTTTTCAAGGGCGGGAATTTTGCCATGCCTTAATTCGGCAGCTTTATTTAAATCATATTTCGCCTCAGCCTCCTCAAGCTCTCGTCTTGTTTTTTCGAGCTGTTCTCTTAACTGCTGTAGGGTTTGCAGTTCTTTCTTCTCCTCATCCCATTTTGCTTTCATCGCATGGGCTGTTTCTTTAAAATTTGCCAACTCTCTCCGCAACGCCTTTAGGCGTTCAATACTTGCTTCGTCTTTTTCTTTGCTTAGTGCTGCCTCTTCAATTTCCAATTGCATAATCTTACGGGTCACTTCGTCTAAATCAGATGGCATTGAGTCTATTTCCGTCCGAATTGTTGCACATGCTTCGTCTATGAGATCAATTGCTTTATCAGGTAGGAAGCGGTCTGTAATATAGCGGTCTGACAAAACAGCAGCAGTCACAAGCGCCCTGTCATGGATATTCACACCATGGTGAATTTCAAACCTTTCTTTTAGTCCCCTTAAAATGGAAATCGTGTCTTCCACTGTTGGCTCTTCCACAAGCACTTGTTGAAACCGTCTTTCAAGTGCAGGGTCTTTTTCAATATATTTGCGATGCTCATCTAAAGTTGTCGCCCCAATACAGTGCAGCTCACCACGTGCAAGCATCGGCTTTAACATATTTCCGGCATCCATTGCCCCTTCCGCTTTACCGGCACCGACAATTGTATGAATTTCATCAATGAATAATAAAATTCTGCCATCGCTCTTTTTTACTTCGTTTAACACTGCTTTTAATCTTTCTTCAAATTCCCCACGATATTTTGCTCCTGCTACAAGGGCACTCATATCTAAAGCAAAAATTGTTTTGTCTTTTAATCCTTCAGGAACGTCTTTACGGACAATCCGTTGTGCTAGCCCTTCAACAATTGCCGTTTTACCGACACCAGGCTCGCCAATTAAGACAGGATTATTTTTTGTTTTTCGCGATAAAATTCGGATTACTCGTCTAATTTCAGCATCACGGCCGATGACTGGGTCGATTTTTCCCCTTCTAACATCTTCCACTAAATCCCGCCCATATTTTTTCAAAGCATCATAAGTAACCTCTGGCGTCGGACTTGTTACTCGTTGATTGCCACGCACTTCTGAGAGCACTTTTAACAATGCTGACCGATTGAAGCCGATATGCTTAAAGATTTTTGCTGCTTCTGTCGATGGTTTTTCATCTGTCATCGCAAGGAGCAAATGTTCAACAGAAATATATTCATCCTTAAGATGGGTAGCTTCATCCTCGGCCCGCACTAATAATGCTTGTAACCTTTGGGTGATATAGACTGCACTCGTTTCTACACCTGAACCTGAAACATGCGGAAGCTTACCTAAGGCTTCTTCAGTTAGGGTGACCACTGTATTTGTGTTCATATTTAGTTTTTGTAAAATACTATTTGTGATACCATCTTCTTGGGTAAGCAATGAAAATAATAAATGTTCAACATCTACTTGTTGATGGCCTTTTCTAACTGCTAGCGACTGTGAATTAACAAGTGCCTCTTGCGTTTTTTCCGTCATTTTGTTCATATCCATAAAATAGTCCCCCTATACCTAGGATTAATTTGACCAATTTTGACCTATCTATATTATAGGACATTTTAAGAAAAAAATACAAGTAAAAACCCACCTGAATCTTGTCAGGCGGGTTGTAATCTCATTATTTAAATTTACTCGCATATGTCCATACGCGGTTATGGTTTGAGTTTTCTGGGAAACGATCCCCAACTTCCAGTCTTACCGACCTCGGTTTCAGGACGTTTGATCCCGTTTCACCAATTTCAACATAAATACCATTATTCGGTGCCTTTTGCCCCGCACGGAATTGACGCGGTTGCCCCATTACAATGACCTCCTTTAATTAAAGGTTCAGTCATAGTTTATCCGATTACCGTTAATTCATGCTTTGTCAATATTATTTATTTAATAAACCTAAAATCACCGCTTTTTGCACATGGAGACGGTTGCCAGCTTCTTGAACAACGACAGAATGTGGTCCATCGATGATTTCTGCTGTTACTTCTTCACCACGATGTGCAGGTAGGCAATGCATGAACGAGTAATCTGCTTTCGCATACTGCATAAGCTCAGCATTCACCTGGTACGGTTGCAGCTTTTCAATTCTTTCAGCAGCTTCGTCTTCAAAGCCCATACTTGTCCACACATCTGTATAAATGAAATCGGCACCCCTTACAGCCTCGATTGGGTCATTGATAACTTCAATCACTGCGCCAGTTTCAGCAGCAAATTTTTTGGCAATTTCGACTACTTCAGCTTTTGGTTGATATTCCTCAGGACAAGCAACGATACAGTCAAGGCCAACCTTTGCAGAGCCAATCATTAGTGAATGGGCGACATTATTGCCATCGCCAACATAGACAAGCTTATGGCCTTTGAAGCTTCCTTTTAATTCATAAACAGTCATTAGATCCGCTAAAGCCTGACATGGATGGTAATCATCTGTTAACGCATTAATAACTGGAATCGTTGCATGTTTCGCTAATTCAACAATACGTTCATGTTCATGTGTGCGAATCATAATAATATCATTGTACTCTGACAATACTTGAGCCGTATCAGAAATAGGTTCCCCTCTTCCTAATTGCGAATCTTTCGTGCTTAAAAAAATCGCATGCCCACCTAATTGCGTCATCCCTGCTTCAAATGACACACGTGTACGTGTTGATGATTTTTCAAAAATCATCACCATTGTTTTACCTTTTAATACGTCTAAATGCTGACCAGCTTTATGCATTTTTTTTAATTCTACAGCTGTTTTAATAATATCAATCATTTCTTCTTGAGTTAAATCAATTAATGTTAATAAATCCTCCACATGTAATTTCGGCGCAGTAATACTTGCTGCTAAATTCACTTAAACCACTTCTCTCTCTATATTTATTTTCGCCAACCAATCTTGGATGGAATTCACACTAAAATTACTTTCTTTAAAACCAATTAAAAATCCTTCCACTGTCTCCCATTCTGTAAAAATATAAAGTCGATATTTTAAGGCTAACTGGCGCTTCTCAATTACTAAATCCGTTTTCTCTTTAGACAAACTAATCAATGCAAGTGCGTTTGGATGTTGCACCCATTTTTCATAATCCTTTTCGATTGCAATTGTTAAGCCTGCATTTTCAATTAGTTCGCTACTATATTCGATGAATTCAAAATTTAAATCGCTGGCATCAATGAAAATTTCATTTTTGTTATGGGATTTTTGTTCGTTCCAGTGAAAGACTTTATAGAACGCTTCTTGCTTCGTTTCAGCGATGGCTATACCTTCACCAGTTGATTTCATTTCCGGCCCTAATATTGGGTCCAAGCCAGCCAGTTTTATTGTTGAAAATACTGGATACTTAATCGTAATAAACGGACGGTCAGGTAGAAGTCCTTTTTGATCAGTAATCTCATTTAAGTATTTCCCAAGCAATAATTTTGTCGCAATTTGAATAACTGGTACACCAGTTACTTTGCTCAAAATCGGAACTGTTCTGCTTGCTCTTGGATTGACTTCTAATACATAAACAACCCCATCCGAAAGAACAAATTGAATATTCATAATTCCTTTAAAATTAAGCTCTGTCGCAATTCGTTTCGCATACTCAGCCATAAGTCCTTTCTCTTGTTCCGAAATTGAAATCGAAGGTAATATCGCAGTACTATCTCCAGAGTGTACGCCTGCTTTTTCGACATGCTCGATAATTGTTGGAATTAAAATCTCCTTGCCATCAGTCAATACATCAACTTCTGCTTCCTTCCCAGCTACATAGGCATCAAGTAAAATTGGGAACACTGTTGCTCCTTGCCCCTCGATTAATTGCTCCAATTCCTGTTCGTTCTTTAAAATAATCATCCCTTTTCCACCAATCACATAGGATGGTCTTAACAGAATTGGATATCCGATCTGTGCAGCTTTTTCTTTTAAGTCATCGGTATTTACTGCTATTTCACCAGGTATATGCGGAACATTTACTTTACGTAAAAGTTGATAAAAGCGATCGCGGTCTTCTAGCTGGTCGATAACATCCTCATTCGTTCCAAGAATATTGACACCAGCCTTTTCCAGTGCAGAAACTAAGTTAATCGCTGTTTGACCACCAAACTGAACAATTACATCATTTGTCCCTTCAACTTCAAGAACATTCAAGACATCTTCTAATGTTAGCGGCTCAAAATATAAACGATCTGCCATTTCGTAGTCCGTACTCACCGTTTCCGGATTGTTGTTAATCATTATCGTTTCAAAGCCTTCATCTTGAAGAGCCAAAACACCATGAACAGAGCTATAGTCAAATTCAATTCCTTGACCGATACGGATTGGACCAGAACCAATAATACATACTTTTTTCTTGTCGCTTTTTTCAACCTCACACTCACCAAAATAGCTTGAATAGTAATAAGGTGTATTAGCTTCAAATTCAGCGGCGCATGTGTCAACCATTTTATAGGTGGCGCGAATAGTATAGCTTTTTCTTACTTCACGTATCTCAGCTTCCGTAACATTCCAAGCAGACGCTAGATATGCATCCGAAAAACCATATTTTTTAATTTTTTTCATAAATTCTTCTGAAACATTTTCAAATAAATAGCTGTCTATTTCTTGTTCCATTTTAATTAAACGCTTGAAACAAGCAAGGAAAAAAGAATTAATTTTTGTTTCTTGTTCAATCCTTTTTATATCAACGCCTCTTCTGATTAATTCTAAAATAGCAAAAAAGCGGCGGTCATCTGCATTTTTAACAATGGACATAAGTTCAGCTTCGACCATTTTCCCGGTTGCTGAATGCTTTAAGCCCTTTGTGTCAAGCTCTAATGAACGAACACCTTTTTGGATGGCACTTTCTAAATTCCGATCAATTGCCATCACTTCTCCAGTTGCTTTCATTTGCGTCCCTAAAAGGCGATTGGCGTTAGGAAATTTATCAAACGGCCAACATGGAAATTTTACAACAACATAATCTAAAGAAGGTTCAAAGCTAGCATAAGTATGTCCTGTAACTGGGTTTAATAATTCAGCTAATGTGTAACCAAGGCTTAATTTCGCAGCAATGCGGGCAATTGGATAACCAGTTGCTTTTGAAGCAAGTGCTGAAGATCGGCTTACACGAGGGTTGACTTCAATTAAATAATAATTTTTGCTAACTGGGTCTAACGCAAATTGGATATTACAGCCGCCGATAATGCCAAGAGCGCGAATAATTTTTACTGAAGCAGCTCGGAGCATTTGAAATTCAACATCAGTCAATGTTTGCGATGGCGCAACAACGATTGAATCCCCTGTATGTATGCCAACGGGATCGATGTTTTCCATGTTGCAAATCGTAATACAAGTATCACTTGCATCACGCATCACTTCAAATTCAATTTCTTTAAAGCCAGCAATACTTTTTTCAATTAAACATTGCGTAATTGGGCTGGCATCAAGACCGCTTCTGACAAGGTCAATGAATGTATTATAATCTTGGGCAATTCCACCGCCAAATCCACCTAATGTATAGGCAGGGCGAACAATAATTGGAAAACCGACTTTTTTCGCAAAGCTTAATGCTGCTTCTATATTTTCGACAATTTCACTTTCAGGTACAGGCTCATTAAGCTGATGCATTAATTCACGAAATGCTTCACGGTCTTCACCTTTTTTAATCGATTCAATTGGGGTGCCTAATAATTTCACACCATACTTTCCTAATACGCCTTTTTCATGGAGAGAAAAAGCTAAGTTTAAGCCTGTTTGCCCTCCAAGTGTGGCTAAGATGCCATCTGGCTTTTCTTTCGCAATTATTTTTTCGATTGCTTGGACTGTAAGCGGCTCAAAATAAACGGCATCTGCGTTTGCTTCATCCGTCATAATTGTCGCTGGGTTGTTGTTCACTAAAATAACGCGGC
Above is a genomic segment from Bacillus sp. (in: firmicutes) containing:
- the argF gene encoding ornithine carbamoyltransferase; protein product: MTAPKLHVEDLLTLIDLTQEEMIDIIKTAVELKKMHKAGQHLDVLKGKTMVMIFEKSSTRTRVSFEAGMTQLGGHAIFLSTKDSQLGRGEPISDTAQVLSEYNDIIMIRTHEHERIVELAKHATIPVINALTDDYHPCQALADLMTVYELKGSFKGHKLVYVGDGNNVAHSLMIGSAKVGLDCIVACPEEYQPKAEVVEIAKKFAAETGAVIEVINDPIEAVRGADFIYTDVWTSMGFEDEAAERIEKLQPYQVNAELMQYAKADYSFMHCLPAHRGEEVTAEIIDGPHSVVVQEAGNRLHVQKAVILGLLNK
- a CDS encoding NAD(P)-dependent oxidoreductase translates to MKKAIVLGALGFIGFALCECLLEEEYEVIGIDYIEGRNAKVQEQKLAQIARNSHFVYRNEQVEEVVFKDVAEKCDCLYFCLDDQEVNEDNINDKMLTRKIILLQVMDYCKEGNCQFIYLSSYEVFKKNPRNLTGMLKAAEEIEIEKYSQENPIFTFVILQLPTIYGPWQPTSMTFQQLIQGVTLPSLDPIQEDAIFINDLAEILVYIPHSQLKNKTIIISSNKKNQWHEGFNFLQKHPKNPPKENETKIEIPNHPHIFSKFIKTPIADGIKAQEEHYKYIERLRDFGLI
- a CDS encoding BMP family ABC transporter substrate-binding protein, with the protein product MKKLLLLLLTAIFLLAACGQPVSKHTNTKVGLLLPETINDPVWGSKGYNGLLKIQSALKVDVYYKEGMNTKSDVKAALDEFEEEGVSLVFGHGSEFGPFFEDLHNNYPSIDFVYFNGSFTAENVTSIKFESQAVGFFSGMIAAKMSKTKHIGVIAAFNWLPEIKGFVDGAKYQDHTVDVSVYNTKSWSNKEVALKAYKEMEEAGVDVFYPAGDLFNLPVIEAIKEDGHYAIGYVSDQSDLGDSTVLTSTIQQVEKVYELVATEYVSGKFKHGIKSYDFQEGVISLGEFSSEIPNDFKNDINKAVELYKLTGELPSKELRKE
- a CDS encoding YjzD family protein, encoding MRIFWTIFWTFALSQMLVYVVSSMTGSTYDFMQGVFLCVVFSIIVIFLGEAGVPNEPHESHH
- a CDS encoding competence protein ComG, with the translated sequence MEQERNFKFIQIAMKYMPEAQMMLKEKGMEVNIDMMQPMLDVLLKVMNDAYALGASEANQNK
- the fabF gene encoding beta-ketoacyl-ACP synthase II, producing MEKRRVVITGLGAVTPCGLDVDTTWSNVVNGISGVCEVTRVDKEVFPAKVAGEIKDFKPEDFIDKKEARRMDRFTQYALAAAIMAVKDANLEITDEIATRVGVWIGSGIGGMETHEEQHKNFLEKGYRRVSPFYVPMMIADMAAGQVSIALGAKGINACTTTACASGANSIGDAFKVIQRGDADYMITGGTEAPITNMSFAGFCMAKALSTNPDPSKASRPFDLNRDGFVMGEGAGILVLESLESALARGAKIYAEIVGYGATGDAYHITAPAPGGEGGARAMKMALQDAGLKAEEIDYMNAHGTSTDYNDKYETMAVKEVFGEHAYKMAVSSTKSVTGHLLGAAGAVEAIFSVKAITDGIIPPTMNLETPDPECDLDYVPNQARKQAVNAVLSNSLGFGGHNVSLIFKKYEQ
- a CDS encoding alpha/beta hydrolase, yielding MMKLNQRFFKIDDQWNIIHLPERPNGFAILLVGDQNHFVDETTSVWIQNRDRFQMIERFRDEGYTVFYSNLFGRHWGSPSAVNLLKQLYNMVIRKEIVNDKIHVIAEGMGTLAVLQLMEEMGPSLRSVAMLSPCIDLKGFIKTEKNNKLFFKRIINEIAVSYKIEEIQIEKEVIENFDVSKFISKVPVKIWHCTNRVLYPAFEHSRLYEKIRKQQGAPIELSLHLFEKRFHITDNVIAFLKKHEQLL
- the clpB gene encoding ATP-dependent chaperone ClpB, with the translated sequence MDMNKMTEKTQEALVNSQSLAVRKGHQQVDVEHLLFSLLTQEDGITNSILQKLNMNTNTVVTLTEEALGKLPHVSGSGVETSAVYITQRLQALLVRAEDEATHLKDEYISVEHLLLAMTDEKPSTEAAKIFKHIGFNRSALLKVLSEVRGNQRVTSPTPEVTYDALKKYGRDLVEDVRRGKIDPVIGRDAEIRRVIRILSRKTKNNPVLIGEPGVGKTAIVEGLAQRIVRKDVPEGLKDKTIFALDMSALVAGAKYRGEFEERLKAVLNEVKKSDGRILLFIDEIHTIVGAGKAEGAMDAGNMLKPMLARGELHCIGATTLDEHRKYIEKDPALERRFQQVLVEEPTVEDTISILRGLKERFEIHHGVNIHDRALVTAAVLSDRYITDRFLPDKAIDLIDEACATIRTEIDSMPSDLDEVTRKIMQLEIEEAALSKEKDEASIERLKALRRELANFKETAHAMKAKWDEEKKELQTLQQLREQLEKTRRELEEAEAKYDLNKAAELRHGKIPALEKQLKEREQELAKSEKEGRLLREEVTDEEVAEIVGRWTGIPVSRLVEGEREKLLRLDQILHERVIGQDEAVQLVADAVIRARAGIKDPNRPIGSFIFLGPTGVGKTELAKALAESLFDSEEHIVRIDMSEYMEKHAVSRLIGAPPGYVGYEEGGQLTEAVRRKPYSVILLDEIEKAHPEVFNVLLQMLDDGRITDSKGRLVDFKNTVIIMTSNIGSANLLEGLTESGQISEQVREKVIAELRRHFRPEFLNRVDDTILFKPLTVKEISGIVEKLVQELQTRLDDRQIKLALTEETKEFIVNEGFDPVYGARPLKRFIQHFIETKVAREIIAGTITDGADVVIDVEDGELQITVKK
- a CDS encoding YjzC family protein codes for the protein MGQPRQFRAGQKAPNNGIYVEIGETGSNVLKPRSVRLEVGDRFPENSNHNRVWTYASKFK
- a CDS encoding ketoacyl-ACP synthase III, with the translated sequence MNAGIIGIGRYLPEKVVTNADLEKILDTSDEWIQTRTGIKERRIADDDINTSQMAVFAAEKAIADAGITALDIDLIIVATVTPDSPFPSVSCLVQEKIGAKNAAAMDIGAACAGFMYAMVTAQQFIRTGTYKNVLVVGAEKLSKITDWSDRNTAVLFGDGAAAAIMAPVSEGRGILSFELGADGVGGKHLYQDEYIMMNGREVFKFAVRQMGESAVNVIEKAGLTKEDVDFLVPHQANIRIMEASRQRLELPEEKMSKIVDKYGNTSSSSIPIALVEELHNGKIKDDDIIVMVGFGGGLTWGAIALKWGK